Sequence from the Metopolophium dirhodum isolate CAU chromosome 2, ASM1992520v1, whole genome shotgun sequence genome:
CACGATCGTCAGTCTGTATTACGTAGAGCTACGAGATTGtctttatattgattattagaaCGTGTACAATAAAAACCAGTAGTTAGAACCAACAGTCgagtgtaaatttatttaagggaAACCTAACCAACGTTGTAATAAACGTCTCAGTTCGAAAGTACTAGTTGGCTAAACCCAGACAAACGGCAAACCGCGAACTCTGTAAGCACGGATTCAACTGGGcttacaacataaaaatactgaaatataatgtttgtttaatataataatcaaataaatccaactttattttatttaaaataatattatctatacttctatataacggtacataatataagatgattgataataattgaaattgggtcaaattttaaactagAAGGGTACTCGCTCGAGTACcttgtatttttacatttaaaaattattataaaagtcttcccgtttatgaaataaaaaccttctagagttaataataaaattaattggatattataatatacataataaaaaggtggttattaaaaaattgtgctacattttatttatttcagaaacTTTAAATCACATAAAATGAAAGCCATGTAGAttaattcagtataatattattctgttatttgcatctattatactttaaatagaGATGCGAATGTCGACAAAAATTCAATCCTGATTTTCTAAAAAAGAAacctttaaataatatgtttgatttcaaTGGAGTGTACCTATGATGAAAGTGTACTTAGACCCgagtaaaaacagaaaaatgaGCGATGACTGATATTGTGTTAATAATCACGTAAACATGTTTTAACGTAAATCAAAcgtataggtaaaataaaataacatgtagttataatattaataagaataatacatacatttataatatttacaacgataatcatatttaaaacgAATAAGTTAATacgtttttagtatatttttgataataattattggtgcaGGAACTATTTGTTATTTCccataatgttaataaataacacaaatttaCTTTTGAGATaattttgagggaatgacatcgattttatattttattgttatttgactttgtattctactttcaaaataaacaaaaaatgttgtaaatttaaattatgtttaaattgttttggtacaatatttcgacaaatcgatatgtcattcccttaaaaatattattctctatcttttttgtaaaaggtaattttactctaagattacttaaaagcatagaaaaaatgatttttcgtaaatgcgttttgtttatgttgcgcgtgggccagagagagaaaacaaatactgCGCTCttaatacgtcatattaaatgatattttttaaatttaaataatttaaatctaagattattatttgttattaatgtgTGAATCATAATTTTCCATCACAACACCGATTTTGTTCAtagactaatattatattaaatctctgttatgaaaaaaaaaaaatatcgcgtatttaaaacattataatttactatctatataacggttgttctaatcaatattaaaaaaaaaaaaatcctttatatataatttataggctcTTGCTCTACAAgactacacgtataatataatattttttatttttattttaaataccaaaaataaaaattcaaaatggctGCTatgtaaatctgatttttagaaaCATTTTGATTGCAAAGTCATCCATCGTTTACGGGAATTTTTGAATAAGtacttgttaaaatttaaatatttttagaaagttATTACAACCTTTTCAAATGAATGAGTCTttgttcaaaacatttaaaattttaaaaaataatctactaggctataataaatattataattattataatttttttaaaaagtgtgtaaatttaaaaaaaacccagaCAAACGGCAAACCGCGAACTCTGTAAGCACGGATTCAACTGGGCTTACaacaatacctataaaatattgttaataatggatacaaataaaacaaacaattaaatacaaattaatattatctataataaattatgataaatatattaacaatgaaatcaatattattaatattaaaatatatctaaattaatattccacaaaaacataatacataatatacataaatagttaatatattttttttttttattgattcttAAGCCCGGCATCTATGGTCATTAGCTGGTTAGTAGGGTTGTATTGTGGTGGTGGTAGGGTTTTGAAGTGGTGGGTTTTTACACGTGAGTGTTTGGGTTTgacagaatttttgattgggcacccataggtatctgccatgcccgggtgggggatggcggcacttactcaccggacaccatgacttgcccgaagaaaaatgccgcccatgaccAAGGAATCGAACCAGCTCTggctgcgtcgcaaccgacgccttagaccgctcggccactcggttacgctagcgtacttaatttttttccaacccaaaactcaattataggatatagtgttaatacttcttacagtatttccatataagttagatatgaatgatataaatttttaactttaaacaatttaagatacatattttttgacatgaaaacgaaatagactgaaatagtgaaaaattataaaattaaaaacaaaataaattaacttaactcacttcttaaaatgtaaaattaactcgttaatttcacgctaattaagaaagaaatttagtaagttaacagttaaaagTTAATGAACAGCCAAAAGTaacaagttaagttaaaaagttaaaattaaattaactttttaactcattaatgcccagccttgattctTTATAGCccgacaaatatataattttgacatATCCATTAAAATCGGACTGTATTATAATTGCCTAAATGTACATATTGCTCAATAATCTACTTTGCCTGGTACTtatttgtctataatattaaaatgacttaattttagttttgtttgaGAGAgagaataacttttatttataaaaatacaaaacagaCTGCCTGgcttatagtaaatatatctatttatagttaaatttttcgtTCATCTACTATTTGTCTATAGACGTTATTTTCAGCttagataatatataggaaattatttttaatcgctatttgttctttttgttagctattaaaaactattacatcAATTGTACTCTCAGTTGTGGATACTTGTCAGTTGTCAGCAGAGCTTTCCACGCAAGTGAATGTATGAATCCAAAGTTGAAAAGCTTTGGTGGTAAAGCTAAACATTTTTCTCCAAGAGCAAAAACACGAAATTGGATGGGATATGAACTACCTTTTGATAGACATGATTGGATAGTAGACCGTTGTGGTAAAGAAGTACGATATGTTATTGATTATTACAGTACAGATAATTCACCAAATAAATATCAACTGGCTGTTTTGGATGTAAGGCCAGCCTTAGATTCATTTGGTGCGTGTGGGATTgttcaaaagtaaatatatttttaatcaaaatttaaaaaaaaactttataatttaacttgaaCATTTCAATTTTAGGCAGCTTATTGGAGATGGCGATAAGAAGCTGAAATGGAAAGAAAtattgcaaataaaatataacaattaagaaGCGATGATAAAGTGTGAATATAAATTCATCTTCTCACAATACACTACTTTTcagttgaaattttttttttttaatatttaataaaataaaatagttggaataggaacatttattttgtaacccaaatctattttattttattattttgacgagacaattaaaataatacatttagttactaaaaatcaaaaattggtataaattatgtcaacctctggtataatttttaattttctatagttttttaacataaaattttgttgtattagcagtgtatacattttatatatttataatatatcaataaatatatgatggttgcacaattatattaatttgttacaataaaatactcgttaaaataatgaaataatttggaaataactttattctaataatcaaatataaataatcaaaaactgcaaagaatattttgaaaagtcgCTGACAACTGTCAGTTACTTGAGTGAAAGTCTCCATAGATACTTTAGTGAAAGTCTCCATAGAATGCTGTGATTGAATTCAGTCTTCcattaataatattctgctgAATTTCCACTTTACCAAAATCATTTGCCAACCACATACActgaaaaattatagtataaaggttagattatatttaacacCATACGTCATGTGCCTTACTTCTAATATATTTGTGGTTTTCGGCATATGAAATGCAATATTAGGCGCAATAGttttaacaatatcaaaaataccaAAACCTCCCCCGAAATAATTGTCACACATAGACGTTAAACTGTAGCTTTTTTCAATTGAATATCCTGGTCCACCCCATGGCGGTGACATAAATACTACATCTGCTTTTAACTTTGggtaaatttgaaaaaagtcaccaactacaaaatcaattttatgagCAACACCATATATCTCAGCATTATGCCGTGCTAATCTTATCTTATCTGGATCAATATCACATGCtataactaaacaaaaatagttttttttaaatctttattttaatatattttaatttttaagttaaatattatgtaacattgtaaaaataatacctcgtttgcatgtttttgctagctgtataatattaccacCAGCTCCACAAAAAGGATCCAACACTATGTTATTTTTACAACGCTTTGCTATATGATAACTTAATACCTCCGGACAGACCGAATAGAAGCTCtctgtaaatataaaacaatgtttaaaaacataagATTTAAACAGAAAATAGTTGAATTACCTGTGTCCAAAAGAATACCGCGatcaaaatttgtaaataacaaGTGCCTCATTAACCAGTATTTAATAGGCAACTGTTTATCTTGATGAAGATTATTGGTGTTTTTTCGGCAATTCAATTGATTTGAGTAAgtctttttaattattgaattttgatgatgattctaaaatatacatataaataactaaatttatttaactttatactTGTACACCATCTTTTttccataattaattttaataatatactataatataatacttttcaaGAAGCTATAGAAtttcattcaatataatatagacaacagagcataattttatacatattaatctTGCATGGTAAAAAGTTAACTCAATACAcaaagattatttataaaaaaataaacttgctgaaagttctaaatattatgaattttacaatAACTATTGTACAACGTAATGTGTATTAAATTTCAGCTATAAAATAGTTGATGATTAATTATTTGCACAACaaatggaattaaaattttgaaattatactcAAGAGCTAactaaaaagataaatattaaaagtaatattaatttaaatatgtttcatacttcaattttgtagtttttgttGTAACGATTATTTTCCGGGTATGTTTTAGAGCGAATCGGCTTTTGATGTCTTCCGTTTTGATTATATCCATCAGAACTACCTAttgaattctaaaataaaaacataatatttaaaaattgttagataaaatgtatgtttatattttgatgtttaaataaataattataaattacagtgaTAATGATAAGTATTggtgaaatattattgtttttgatattttgtaattattgatattttgatttctaCTTTAAATCAGA
This genomic interval carries:
- the LOC132939532 gene encoding trimethylguanosine synthase-like; protein product: MYTFYPSQINYYKDSQKHITRYGQKSYIAPKPKNSIGSSDGYNQNGRHQKPIRSKTYPENNRYNKNYKIENHHQNSIIKKTYSNQLNCRKNTNNLHQDKQLPIKYWLMRHLLFTNFDRGILLDTESFYSVCPEVLSYHIAKRCKNNIVLDPFCGAGGNIIQLAKTCKRVIACDIDPDKIRLARHNAEIYGVAHKIDFVVGDFFQIYPKLKADVVFMSPPWGGPGYSIEKSYSLTSMCDNYFGGGFGIFDIVKTIAPNIAFHMPKTTNILECMWLANDFGKVEIQQNIINGRLNSITAFYGDFH